A window of the Nisaea acidiphila genome harbors these coding sequences:
- a CDS encoding LysE family translocator, with the protein MFPTLDSVLALLAMAFPLMGSPGPAIVAITANGAAFGIRAGLPFLFGIYAGVFTVLCLTASGVTGLLLALPGVGPVLVMAAVLYMLYLAYRIATAPPPGMHGTDDPDPPGFGAGIVVSLTNVKAYTVFTALYAGNILIESDPIRDTLTKLAILTCVMLFVNGSWLVFGGIFAGFIRSPRIGRAFNITMAILLLVSVALAVIPR; encoded by the coding sequence ATGTTTCCGACGCTCGACAGCGTGCTCGCACTGCTGGCCATGGCCTTTCCACTGATGGGCAGCCCGGGACCCGCCATCGTCGCCATTACCGCGAACGGGGCCGCCTTCGGGATCCGGGCAGGCCTGCCTTTTCTCTTCGGCATCTATGCCGGAGTCTTCACCGTGCTCTGCCTGACCGCGAGCGGGGTCACCGGCCTGCTGCTCGCCCTGCCCGGGGTCGGTCCGGTACTGGTGATGGCCGCAGTGCTCTACATGCTCTATCTCGCCTACCGGATCGCCACCGCACCGCCGCCGGGCATGCACGGAACGGACGATCCGGACCCGCCGGGCTTCGGCGCCGGGATCGTCGTCTCGCTGACCAACGTGAAGGCCTACACGGTTTTCACCGCGCTCTATGCCGGCAATATCCTGATCGAGAGCGACCCGATCCGGGACACGCTGACCAAACTCGCCATCCTTACCTGCGTCATGCTGTTCGTGAACGGCTCCTGGCTGGTCTTCGGCGGGATCTTCGCGGGCTTCATCCGCTCGCCCAGGATCGGGCGGGCCTTCAACATCACCATGGCGATCCTGTTGCTCGTCTCCGTGGCGCTTGCCGTCATCCCCCGATGA
- a CDS encoding DMT family transporter gives MHIILFALSALIWGTGAYVTTLQAGPVPVPVSVAYRMLLLAGFMLVVLLATRSRLRVAGQDVPWIAAHAATFFALNFICFYYSTHLIPSGVATLALSTSPIFATVISFILFRETISLRALAGMVIGMAGLAVIVSPDLAKLSAGSDVLRGMLWALGAALGTAIGTIIGARNQRRGISPYTANFWGGIGGASICLAIALASGMEITIEPTALYLGSLVYLGIVASAGAFLIFFALVARVGPGRAAYTFTTVPVVALAMSVLLENVTLGPLMIAGTAMILTGNVLVLKR, from the coding sequence GTGCACATCATCCTGTTCGCGCTCTCCGCCCTGATCTGGGGGACGGGGGCCTATGTCACGACCCTGCAGGCCGGACCGGTACCGGTCCCGGTCTCCGTTGCCTACCGCATGCTTCTGCTGGCGGGTTTCATGCTCGTCGTGTTGCTCGCGACCCGATCGCGCCTCCGCGTCGCGGGACAGGACGTGCCATGGATCGCGGCGCACGCCGCGACCTTCTTCGCGCTCAATTTCATCTGCTTCTATTATTCGACGCATCTGATCCCGAGCGGCGTCGCCACCCTCGCGCTCTCCACCTCCCCGATCTTCGCGACCGTGATCTCCTTCATTCTCTTCCGTGAGACGATCAGTCTGCGCGCGCTCGCCGGCATGGTGATCGGCATGGCCGGGCTCGCCGTCATCGTCTCTCCAGACCTCGCGAAGCTCTCGGCCGGCAGCGACGTCCTGCGCGGCATGCTCTGGGCTCTCGGCGCGGCCCTCGGCACAGCGATCGGCACCATTATCGGCGCCCGCAACCAGCGGCGGGGAATATCGCCCTACACGGCCAATTTCTGGGGCGGCATCGGCGGCGCTTCGATTTGCCTCGCCATCGCGCTTGCGAGCGGGATGGAGATCACCATCGAGCCGACGGCGCTCTATCTCGGCTCGCTCGTCTATCTCGGCATCGTCGCCTCGGCGGGCGCCTTCCTGATCTTCTTCGCCCTGGTCGCCCGGGTCGGACCCGGCCGCGCCGCCTATACCTTCACCACCGTTCCGGTGGTGGCGCTCGCCATGTCCGTGCTGCTGGAGAATGTCACGCTCGGCCCGCTGATGATCGCGGGCACGGCGATGATCCTGACCGGCAACGTACTGGTGCTGAAGCGCTAG